The DNA region TGAGCCATTGCAGTTGCCACACAGCCCACTACACTGCGATTACCGGAATTATCAAGCGGACAGAACTGGTTGAAAACTCCAGATTGACTCCATTGGGATTCACACCAGCCATCAGTAATAGTTGTCCCATCCATTGGCCATTGCTGAAAAGTCCTCACGGGTCTTGTGCCCGAAATAAGATCAGTCCATGCTTGCTGATTTGCAGCGGTCATCTGCGGATTAGCAAGGTAAAATGATCTGCGAAGTTCTAAGTCCTCTTTTATAAATCTAAATTGCAGGTCTTCACTATTAGCTGGTGTATAATTTCCTTTCCAGGAATAAGCGATCACCGGATAAAAAATATCATCTGCTGCTGTGATTACAAAACCATCTTCTGTTAAATTAAATATAAATAGTTCATTACTGTCAGTTACAATATTATATTCTTCTGCTATTTCAATATTTCGTCCCTTGTTCTGCAGGAAGTTTTCTACTCCTCTTCTGGCAGTGGATTGAGAAATTGCAGCAGCCTGCATACTGGCTGCAAATATGATTATCATAATTAAAAACACTATTTTTTTCATAATAACTCCTTCAATAATATATGAAGCAACAAATATTCCAATTAAAAAAAAAGCCCCCTCAGGGGCTTAAAATATATATTAAATTATTCCTATTCGTTTGCCGATCTTCTCAAATTTCTCCAAGGCTTCAGTTAGCTGATCCCGGGTATGCGTAGCCATGAAGCTGGTTCTGATAAGTGTATCATTTGGCGGCACTGCCGGTGGTACAACTGGATTGATAAACACACCTTCTTCATCCAGCAGCTTCCACATCTTGAAAGCATTGTCTATTCCTCCCACATGTAATGGTATCACTGGTGTACAGGATAAGCCAGTATTGTAACCCATCTGTTTAAAGTTTTTTGCCATATAGTGAGTGTTTTCCCAGAGTTTTTCTATTCGTTCAGGTTCTTCCTTCATTATTTTGAGAGCTTCTAAAACACTGGCAGCAGATGCTGGGGGTAGAGAAGCAGAAAATATCAGGGGACGGGCATTATGTTTCATGTAATCCATAACTTTTGAACTTCCGGCAATGAAACCACCTACTGATGCCAGGCTCTTTGAAAATGTTCCCATGATCAGTTCCACTCGATCAGTGCAACCTGCTTCCATTGCTACTCCAGCGCCGGTATGATGCATCACTCCAAGAGAATGAGCTTCATCTACCATTACTGATACGCCGTATTTCTCAGCTATTTCACATATTTCCTTCACAGGTGAGATATCTCCTTCCATGGAAAATATCCCATCAACTACAATAAGAGCATTCTTGCCTTTAATAGTTTCCATTACCCGTGCCAGATCTTCCATATTATTATGATTATAGCGCAACATCTTTCCGCCTGATAACCTGCAGCCGTCAATTATTGAGGCATGATCAAACTTATCTGTTACGATATATTCATTACGGCTAACCATACTTTGAATGGCACCAAGATTGCTTTGATAGCCAGTGGCAAAAATCAGGGAAGCATCTTTACCTACAAACTCAGCCAGCTGAGCTTCTAATTCGATGTGGATATCAAGAGTTCCATTTAAGAACCTTGAACCTGCACAGCCACTACCATATTTTCTTAATGCTGCAATAGCCGCTTCTTTCACCCGGGGATGATTTGTCAGACCTAAATAACTATTAGATCCCATCATCAGCATTCTGCGACCATTCATGGTCACTACTGTATCTTGTTCAGATGAGATCACCCTGAAATAGGGATAATGTCCCAGCTCCCTTACCCGGTCCGCTTCCTTAAAATTCCCGACTTTGTCCAATAAACTCATACTAACTCCATCTTGAATATTATTTGTCAATGTGCATTATGGCACTTATTTGTCAATTTATTAATCTCATGGTAAATCTACCATTTGGTATTTTCATAAAAAAATCTAACAGCTTCATTCCAGTTCCCGCATAAACTGATTTTCTATCTCGTTAAGAATTTCCTCACATTTCTGCGGTTCAGTATATTTTTGTTTCAGATTTTTGATCAGAGCACTGATGCCTTTTATTTTGACCTTCTGAACGAAAAGTTCCAGAGAGCGAAGCATCAGAAGGATATTATCTGTTTCCATATTTCCCATCGCTGTTTTCAGATCAGAAATAATTGTATGAAACTGATCAATGATACCTTTTTTGAGATCGAGCAGCAGCGTTTGATTGATGTCCACTCGTGTTGCTTCTTTGATCCCGAAAAGTGAACGCAGATTATTTACTCTTTGATCAGCCAGAGCTTGAGATATTTTCTGCGAAAGCTCGTCTCTCAATATAGGTTTATGAATAAACCCCAAAGCCCCGTTATTTAATGCATCTTGAACATCACGTGTGGCACTATAGGCAGAAAAAAGTAATACTTTCACTTTGGGATTGATCTTCTGAAGTCTTTTGAATACTTCCGGTCCATCCATTTCCGGCATGATCACATCAAGCAGGATCAAGTCTATTTCTTCCCAGTTTGCTTTGTAATACTGTAAACCCTCAATCCCATCGGCAAATGTTTTCACATTGTATCCAAGGCTGTTAAGCAGAGTATAAACTGTTTTTCTCACAATTTCTTCATCATCAAATAAAATGATATTCCCGCTGCCATGTATTGTGTATCCTTTAGAATTGCTACTGCTTTCTTCTTCAACCTGAATCT from Candidatus Stygibacter australis includes:
- a CDS encoding pyridoxal phosphate-dependent aminotransferase family protein, which gives rise to MSLLDKVGNFKEADRVRELGHYPYFRVISSEQDTVVTMNGRRMLMMGSNSYLGLTNHPRVKEAAIAALRKYGSGCAGSRFLNGTLDIHIELEAQLAEFVGKDASLIFATGYQSNLGAIQSMVSRNEYIVTDKFDHASIIDGCRLSGGKMLRYNHNNMEDLARVMETIKGKNALIVVDGIFSMEGDISPVKEICEIAEKYGVSVMVDEAHSLGVMHHTGAGVAMEAGCTDRVELIMGTFSKSLASVGGFIAGSSKVMDYMKHNARPLIFSASLPPASAASVLEALKIMKEEPERIEKLWENTHYMAKNFKQMGYNTGLSCTPVIPLHVGGIDNAFKMWKLLDEEGVFINPVVPPAVPPNDTLIRTSFMATHTRDQLTEALEKFEKIGKRIGII